TCCATGAAGGCAGGCCTCCTTGCACACATGAATGGCTATGCGCCTGCTGTGTCAGTTGAGTTTGCGCGGAAAGCAGTCATGACGCCCTACCGACCCACTTTTGCAGAAGTCGAAGAGTCGACCGGCAACCTCTCTATACCCACAAGTTAAGTTGTAGCCACCCATGTCGATGAACGAACAACCCATCATCATCAAGAAGGTGAAGAAAGCGGCTCACGGCCACCACGGTGGCGCGTGGAAAATTGCCTACGCCGACTTCGTTACCGCGATGATGGCCTTTTTCTTGTTGATGTGGCTCCTCGCCATGACCACACCGGAACAAAAGCAGGGCCTCGCTGACTATTTTGCACCGGCCAGCGTCAGCCGCTCAACGTCAGGTGCTGGTGGTGTAATGGGGGGTACTGCGTTTGACGTGGACGGGTCCCGGATGTCGGGTTCCGCACCAAAAGTTATGATGTCAATTTCGACACCGGCAGCACCCAAAAGCCCGGAAACCGAAAACCAAAGAACGGCAACAACGTCTGATGGCAAGGACTCGTCAAACGGCACCGACCCAGGAACCGCTGATTTTGAATCATCTGCGCTTGAGAAAGACCAGAATGCAGCCAATGACCAAAGTCAGTTCGCAAGTGCTGCTGCAAGCCTTCGACAGTCCATGCAGGACCTACCCGAACTCGCTGAACTGTCGCGGAACATCATTATCGAAGAGACGCCAGAAGGACTGCATATCCAGCTGACAGACCAGGATGGACGTTCCATGTTCCCGCCAGGACATGCGGAACCTTACGAACGCACCCGGCTCGTCCTAGAGCAGGTTGCAAAAGCCATTCAACGATTGCCCAACCGCCTCGTCATTACCGGCCACACCGACGCCGCATCACTGGACGGAATCCCGGGATATTCCAACTGGGAGCTGACAGCTGATCGCGCGAACGCAACACGGCGCATTTTGCAGATGAATGGCATTAAGTCAGACCAAATCTCAGAGGTCGCGGGCAAAGCAGATTCTGATCCGCTTTTCCCGGAAGATGTCTATCTGCCGGCAAACAGGCGCGTTGGCATTCTCCTATTGAACGAAGCTCCTGTTATTCCACCAGGTTTCGGACGTTGAACCACCTCTTGCGAAAACCGCCTCAACTCCCCAAATATCCCTGAGGGCCTTTATGGCATCAGGAGAAATTGAATGGACGACGCCCAAGGAAATTCTCGGGGCAGCTTTCCGTCGAGTGACTTTTTTAGAGATAGCTTCAATGCGGCAAGGGCACCAAACCCGGTCGACAATCCCGAAGCCTTCAAAGGCTTACTGCGGTCGCGCATTCTTGCCTTCTTTGCGGACCTAGCAGCCATCACAGTCCTGTTCTTCGCAGCTTCCATCCTCTTCGGCATCCTTGGCATTCTAAGCCTCGGTGTCTTGTGGCCAGGATTTGGTCTGATCATGCCTGTTCTGTTTTTTGCATACTTCACGATGACATTGGGTGGTGCGCGGTCAGCAACTCCTGGCATGCAGTGGCAGGGCATTGAAATGCGGACATGGGACGGGGTACGCCCCGGCTACGTTCAGGCATTTGTCCAGACACTGCTTTTCTACATTACCGCAACGCCACTCTTTGGCCTGTCGCTGGCTGTCGCACTATTCAACAGAAGAAAACGCTGTCTTCATGACTTTTTCTCAGGATCGGTGTTTATCCGGACCAGCGCTGTACAATAGAGCCTTTTCAACAAAAGTTGCTGACTTTTGTGGTTCGAAAACGTGACAAACGAAGGATCAGAGCGTTTTCTCTAGCTCGGCTGAAATGAGAAAAGCTCTGGATAAAATCCCGCGATCACAATCATTCTGTGCGACGGCTTGCAAATTTGCGATATGATGCGTGTTCACGAAACGCGGCAACAACGGTCAAACACTCATCAATGCAAGCACTTGCCCCCGAGACGTGGCAGATGTGGGTCACCTTTGGCGCCATCATTGCCGCGATCGTGCTCTATAGCACCGAGCGACTCACACTTGAGTTGACCTCCTTGCTTGTCATCGGGTTCTTCTTGGTGTTTTTCACACTGTTCCCCGTCATAGCCGTCGATGGCACAAACCTTCTGTCCAGCGCTCAGCTGCTTGCGGGCTTCGCCAATCCGGCACTCGTTGCAGTCTTGTCGCTCCTAGTCGTCGGCCAAGGTCTGTTTCACTCCGGCGCGATGGAAGCGCCCACCCAGTGGATAGCCTCCATTGGCGGCAGCAAACCCAAAACCACCCTTATCGGCACGCTTTTCTTTGTCGCAGCGATCAGCGCGTTTTTGAACAACACACCTGTCGCCGTGATGTTCATTCCAGTCCTCGTGACCCTTGCCGCGCAAATGCGCAAACAAGCAAGTCAGGTCATGATGCTGTTGAGCTTTGTCTGCATCCTCGGCGGCATGACAACCCTTATCGGGTCGTCAACGAACCTTCTTACCGCGGGGATTACAGCAAGTCTGGGGCTCGGCCAGATCGGCTTTTTTGATTTCACCATCCCCGGCCTCGTTATGGCGAGCGTTGGCATGGTGTACGTGCTTTTCGTCGCTCCTCGCATTTTACCAAAACGCGAAGGATTGACTGATGAACTCGGACATGGGTCGGGCAAACAATACATTGCGCAGATACACCTCACATATAATCACCCGCTCGTCGGCGAGAGCGCCGTTGCAGGCATGTTTCCGTCACTGAAAGGAATGACTGTGCGGATGGTGATGCGCGGCGAACATCCTATACTGCCACCTTTCGATGAGATCACGCTCCATCCGGGCGACACGCTCATTCTGGCGGCCACCCGGCAAAGTCTCACGGACGCGCTCAAATCAAGCTCCAACATTTTTCGCGGCATGCTGGAAGAAACCCTCCACGCCGACGATGGCGAAGAAGCGCCGGCTGGCTCTGGAAAAATCACGCTGGTTGAAGCCGTCGTTGCTCCTGGCTCTCGTATGATTGGCCGCAACATCGAACAGATCGGCTTTCGCCACGAAACCGGATGCATCGTCCTTGGCATTCAGCGCCGCAGCCGGATGATCCGCGCGCGCATGAGCGACATACGCCTTGAGGATGGGGATGTCCTCCTGATCCTTGGCGAAGCTGGCGATGTCCAAGGCCTCCGGCTCAACCGAGACGTCATTCCTCTGGAATGGTCTGCGACCGAGATCCCGGATATTCGTCGTGCGTGGCGCGCGCGCATTATTTTCGGCGCGAGCATCCTCGCAGCCGTGACAGGCGTCGTACCCATTGAGGTAGCGGCTCTTGCAGGGGCTGCGGGCATGATCGCTTTCGATGTTCTCAATATCCGGCAAGCATCCCGCGCCGTTGATCGGCGGATTTTCCTTCTGGTCGGAGCAGCACTCGCCATGGGTGCTTCCTTACAATTTACCGGGGGTGCGGGCTTCCTTGCCCATGCCGTTGTCACGGCCTTTCAGGGAGCCGGACCAGCCGTGGTCCTTTCTGCATTCTTCCTTCTGATTGCCATCATGACCAACATGTTGAGCAATAATGCGACCGCGGTGTTGTTCGTGCCTATTGCCGCAGGAACAGCACAGGAACTCGGCATTGACCCCATGATCTTTATCTATGCAGTCATTTTCGCGGCGAATTGTTCTTTTGCAACACCGATGGGCTATCAGACCAACCTGCTGGTGATGGGCCCAGGGCACTATCAGTTCCGCGACTTTTTGAATGTTGGCGGTCCCCTGATTATAATCCTCTGGATAACATTCTCGCTCTTTGCGCCATGGTATTATGGCCTCTGAAGCGCATGGACCAGAGGTAACGCACTTGCAGGACGGGCATTGATCAAGTGACGACACAGTTCGGATCAAAATTTCCGCAATTCTATATTACGGCACCGTCCAAGTGCCCCTATCTCGACGGCTTTTACGAGAAGAAGGTGTTTACCCACTTGATGGGTGAAAATGCCGATCTGTTAAACAACGCCCTCACTCATGGCGGTTTCCGGCGCAGCCAGAATATCGCCTACCGACCGGCCTGCGACGATTGCTCCGCTTGCGTCTCGGTCAGGGTCCTCGTAGATCAGTTTGTAGAAACCAAATCCTTTAAACGCATCCGTAAGATCAATAATGATCTGGTCCGAACCACCGAAGCCCCGGTCGCAAGCGAAGAACAGTTCAGCCTGCTGCGGGCCTATCTCGACGGTCGCCATGCAGAAGGTGGCATGTCTGATATGACCGCCCTCGACTATGCGTCCATGGTTGAAGACACGACGGTCAACACCGGCATCTTTGAGTATCGAGAGCGCCAGGAACTGGGCAGCGAAACTCAGGGGAAGCTGACAGCTATTGCCCTAACGGACCGGCTCGAAGACGGTCTGTCCATGGTCTATTCCTATTTTGATGCCGACCAGCCAAACCGAAGTCTTGGCACCTTTATGATTCTGGACCACATCACCCGCGCCCGACAGCTCGGGCTTCCTTACGTATATTTGGGCTATTGGGTCGCTGGGTCGCAGAAAATGGCCTACAAGGCCCGCTTCAAACCGCTGGAGGGGCTTCGTCCGGAAGGTTGGGAAGTCATCCCCGAAGACTAATGTCCAGTGTGATTTTAGGTCGCTAACCCCCTCCAAACACTGAAAAACCAGCTGTTCCGACCATTGCGTATGAAAGTACGCTCCCTATACTGAGCCCAACTATTCAGCTGGTCGCCTTTATGTCGCCCGGCAAGGGGAAATACGTGGGTACCGGGAGTTACGAACCATGAAGCGGCGTTCTTTTTTAGCAGGCGCAGGCATTGCCGCGACCGCAGCAACAACCATTGCAGCACCAGCAATCGCAAACAGTCCCCGGACACTGAAAATGGTCACCACCTGGCCAAAGAACTTCCCGGGTCTCGGCGTCTCTGCAGAACGCACGGCAAAGCGTATCAACGAGCTGACCAATGGTGAGCTCGACGTCAAAGTCTTCGCGGCTGGTGAACTGGTTCCCGCCCTAGAGGCTTTCGACACAGTCTCAAGCGGCGCAGCAGACATCTACAACGGGGCTGAGTATTACTGGCAAGGCAAGTCCGTTGCTTACAACTTCTTTACTGCAGTCCCCTTCGGCATGACGGCGAATGAGATCAATGCCTGGATTTATTGGGGTGGCGGACAAGCACTTTGGGACGAACTTGCCGCAGGCTTCAATATCAAACCCTTCATGAGCGCAAACACCGGCGTCCAGATGGGCGGTTGGTTCCGCAAAGAGATCAACACCCTTGAAGACTTCAAGGGCCTGAAAATCCGCATGCCGGGTTTGGGCGGCGAAGTCATGCGTCGCTTGGGCGCCGCCGCTGTCACCCTTCCCGGCAATGAAATCTATCAGGCACTACAAGCTGGCACCATTGACGCGACCGAATGGGTCGGCCCCTGGAATGACGTCGCTTTCGGCTTTCACCAGGTTGCTGACTATTATTACTGGCCGGGCTTTCACGAACCAGGCTCGGCACTCGCGACAGGATTCAATCTGGAAGTGTGGAACTCCCTGACACCCTTCCAGCAACAGGCCATCCAGACAGCGTGCCAGGCAGAAAACAATTATACCCTGGCCGAGTTCAACCATTTCAACGCCACATCCCTGCAAACCCTGGTGAGTGACCATGGCGTCAAACTTCGCCAGTTCACACCGGAAATCATGGCAGGGATTAAAGAGCAGTCCGATATCGTGCTCGACGAAGCAGTGGGAACAGACGACATCACCAAACGGGTGTATGAGAGCTTCAAAGCATCGCTTGATGCCTCGCGGGAATGGACCAGAATCGCTGAACAGGCCTTCACGGAAGCGCGCGGCTAAATCTTGGCAACACTCGTAAAATTTGCCGATTGGATAGATGCGTTCTCCAATCGCACAGGACGGATCATCGCCTGGGCGGCTCTGCTCATGGTTTTGATCCAGTTCACCGTTGTGATGATGCGATATGTTTTTGGTCTCTCCAGCGTCTGGATGCAGGAAAGCATCATTTATCTGCATGGCATCCTGTTCATGCTGGCAGCCGGCTACACGCTCTATTGCGATGGTCATGTCAGGGTCGACATTTTCTATAGGGAAGCGTCACCGAGATACAAAGCTACCATCGACCTGATCGGGACGATTGTGTTTCTTTGGCCGGTCGCCCTTCTCGTGATCTATGTGTCCTGGCCCTACGTCGCGAGCTCGTGGAGGGTTTTGGAAGGCTCAAGAGAAACCAGCGGCATCCCGGCAGTATTTCTATTGAAAACCATTATTCCGGTCTTTGCCGTGTTCATTATCCTGCAGGGCATCTCGACAACCATTCGCTCCATCCTAACCCTCACGGGTCATGCACCAGCGAAAGATGACGATAACAGCGCGTCTGAGGCGATTTAATTCATGACCGCTGACCTTCTCGACATCCTTATGTTCGCTGTTGCCTGCATCGTTCTTCTGTCAGGCTTCCCTGTTGCCTTTACACTCGCCGGTGTTGCGCTGCTCTTTGCCCTTATCGGCATTGCGCTTGGCATTTTCGACTTCGGGTTTTTAGGCGCGCTCCCGTCTCGCATTTTTGGCACCATGACAAATGAGACACTGATCGCCGTGCCCCTCTTTGTCTTCATGGGAACCATGCTGGAGCGCTCCAAGGTCGCTGAGGAACTCTTGGAAAGCATGGGCCAGCTGTTCGGCTCCATCAGAGGCGGGCTTGGATATTCCGTCTCAATCGTCGGCGCTCTTCTTGCGGCCTCGACTGGGATCGTCGGCGCCACAGTCGTCACCATGGGGCTCCTTTCCCTGCCAACCATGTTGCGGCGCGGCTATGACATTCCACTGGCAACAGGCAGCATCGCTGCAGCCGGGACCCTCGGCCAGATCATTCCACCTTCAATCGTTTTGGTGTTGCTTGGCGACGTGTTGTCGAACGCCTACCAGCAGGCTCAGACATCTCAGGGCCTTTTCGTCCTGGAAACCATGTCTGTGGGGGACCTCTTCGCAGGCGCACTCCTTCCAGGTTTTATGTTGGTCGGCCTCTATATCGCCTATCAGATCTTCCGCGCCGCGGTGCACCCTGCATCCAGCCCTGCCATGCCAGCAGTTGAAACGCTCAACCGCAGCGAACTCTACAAAAAGACCATCCGCGCACTGGTTCCACCAGTTCTGCTCATCCTTTCCGTCCTCGGCTCAATCCTGGGGGGCATCGCCACCCCCACAGAAGCCGCCGGTGTGGGCGCCATCGGCTCATTGCTCCTCGCAGGTTACCGACAAGATGGCGCTAAACGCGCCATCATCATCGCGGCTGCAAGCCTCATCTCCATCCTCATCCTGACAAGTATCGTCGACCTCCGAGTAACCCGCACCGAAATTGGGACGGGCGAGCTCGTGGCGATTGGCATTGCGGGCCTTCTTTCCATCGGCATCGCCTGGGGCGTGGTCGTTAGTTGCCTAAGGCTTTTTGGCAGCGGCATCCTGGCAGACGTGGTCCAGTCTACGACCCGCACCAGTTCAATGGTCTTCGTGATTCTGATCGGAGCTGCCCTCTTCAGCCTTGTATTCAGAGGACTCGGCGGTGACGAAACGGTTCAGGAATTCCTACTCCATGACCCTGAGAGTTGGGCGACATGGGCTTTTGGACCATTAGCGCCCGTTGTCATTGTGATGGCGGTTATGTTCATCCTTGGCTTCTTCCTCGACTTCATCGAGATCACTTTTGTTGTGGTCCCCATTGTCGCGCCCATTCTACTTGTCATGGGATTTGACCCCATCTGGCTTGGGGTAATGATGGCGATCAACCTGCAGACGTCTTTCCTGACACCACCCTTTGGCTTTGCGCTTTTCTATCTTCGAGGCGTCGCTCCGGACGAGGTGCGTACCGCCCAAATTTACCGCGGTGTTATTCCCTTTGTTTTCATTCAAATTCTGGCGCTCATCATCATTGCACGCTACCCGTCCATTGCGACCTGGTTGCCAGAAGTGATATTTGGATGACCCACATCACACTGTTAGGCTCAGTCCATGCGTATACCTGATTTTCTCAAACCCGGCCGGGGTCTCGGCTCATTCTCACCTATGGGCCTTGTATTGGTTTTCGGCATTCTCACTATTGGCCTTGCCAGCGAGTACGGCCTCGTAAGTTTTGAAGAAGATCTGGAGCTGAAAGTCTCTGGGGAAGTAGGCGCCCAATCTGGTGACATCATCCCGCTCCAGGTGCAGGTACAACTCATCAACAACACAGACGCGGAGATTGCACTCACCGCCCCCACCCCCTGCAAAGTCTTCAAATGGGTTCTGGTGGATAGCCGCCGGGATTTCGTTCAGGCCAAGCTCGATGAAGTCTGCCCACAGGTGATGATGCAGGGAAGCCTGCCAGCGAACAGCAATACGACTGAGGCTTTCGTCCTCAACATTGATGCGACGCGCCTGAGATCAGATACAAGCTACGAATTACGCGTAAGCTATTGGGGTACAATGGGCACCCTGCCCGTCGACTTCGTCTTCGACCTGCCGGGCTAAAGCACACGCGGCTGAGATTGTAATACTTCAGCACCCAAATGCGCGACAAACAAAGACTTACTCGAACTTGTTGCCGAACTTCTCAGTCCTCGGGAAACCCTTAGGCGGTAGACGCCCGGCTTGAGCCCGCGTGCCCATCCAGTCTTTGAGCTCTGTCTTGGTAAAGCTCCGCGCCCGTCCAGAGCGATCAAAAATTGTCAGGCCTTCCTTCAGAGTGAAAGTCTTCACATCCGACAGGCCACCATCTTTGTATTTTTGCAGGCGCACGCCTTTGCCACGCCCCATCTCTGGCACATCGTCAATCTTGAAGAGCAGCAACTTTCTGTTCTCTCCAATCGTCGCAATATGGTCACCATCAACTACAGCACAGGCACATGCTTCGTTGTCACCGGACACGTTGATGGTCTGCTTGCCAGGGCGGCGCAGTGCCACCACATCATCTTCAGGCACAATGAACCCATGGCCAGTGCGCGACGCCACGATGAGTTTTCGTCCAGGCTTGTGGATGAAGAGCGCGACAATATCGTGCCCCTCTTCCAGATCGATGAAGAACCGAACGGGCTGACCATTGCCGCGCCCGCCCGGAAGACGGTCTGCGGGAATGGTGTAGAAACGACCATCGGTGGCAAACAACAACACCTTGTCGGTCGTCTCCGCATGGAACACAAAGCGCTCCCGGTCGCCTTCTTTGTATTTGAGGTCGCCGGTCTTCTCCATATGACCCTTCATGGAGCGTATCCAGCCCTTGTCTGAACAGACAATCGTGATTGGTTCCTTCTCGATCATCGCTTCAAGCGGCACATCTTCCAGAACAGGCGCATCGCCAAGCGTTGAACGACGGCGGCCAAGCTCTGTCTTGGGACCATATTCCTTCTTGAGTTCGCTGATCTCGCCAGAGATCACCTTCCACTGATCCGGATCGGATTTCAGCAGCGCTTTGATCTTCTTGCGCTCTGCATTCAGGTCCTTGTGTTCTTTCTTGATCTCAATTTCTTCGAGCTTGCGCAAAGCCCGCAGACGCATATTGAGGATCGCTTCGGCCTGATTGTCGGTGAGGTCAAAAGCCTTCATCATGAACTGCTTAGGTTCATCTTCCTCACGAATAATCCGGATTACTTCATCCAGGTTGAGGTAAGCGATCAAATAGCCCGCCAGGATCTCCAGGCGGCGCTCAATCTTCTCAAGCCGGAATTTGCTGCGGCGAACCAGAACCTCTTTGCGGTGATCAAGCCACGCTTTCAACGCATCCCGCAGGTTCATCACACCTGGCACCTGACCGGCAGACAAAACATTGAGATTGAGCGGAATCCGCACTTCCAAATCACTGGCTTTAAAGAGCGACTCCATCAAATGTTCCGGATCAACAT
The DNA window shown above is from Parvibaculaceae bacterium PLY_AMNH_Bact1 and carries:
- a CDS encoding OmpA family protein (Derived by automated computational analysis using gene prediction method: Protein Homology.); the encoded protein is MSMNEQPIIIKKVKKAAHGHHGGAWKIAYADFVTAMMAFFLLMWLLAMTTPEQKQGLADYFAPASVSRSTSGAGGVMGGTAFDVDGSRMSGSAPKVMMSISTPAAPKSPETENQRTATTSDGKDSSNGTDPGTADFESSALEKDQNAANDQSQFASAAASLRQSMQDLPELAELSRNIIIEETPEGLHIQLTDQDGRSMFPPGHAEPYERTRLVLEQVAKAIQRLPNRLVITGHTDAASLDGIPGYSNWELTADRANATRRILQMNGIKSDQISEVAGKADSDPLFPEDVYLPANRRVGILLLNEAPVIPPGFGR
- a CDS encoding RDD family protein (Derived by automated computational analysis using gene prediction method: Protein Homology.), with the translated sequence MDDAQGNSRGSFPSSDFFRDSFNAARAPNPVDNPEAFKGLLRSRILAFFADLAAITVLFFAASILFGILGILSLGVLWPGFGLIMPVLFFAYFTMTLGGARSATPGMQWQGIEMRTWDGVRPGYVQAFVQTLLFYITATPLFGLSLAVALFNRRKRCLHDFFSGSVFIRTSAVQ
- a CDS encoding SLC13 family permease (Derived by automated computational analysis using gene prediction method: Protein Homology.); its protein translation is MQALAPETWQMWVTFGAIIAAIVLYSTERLTLELTSLLVIGFFLVFFTLFPVIAVDGTNLLSSAQLLAGFANPALVAVLSLLVVGQGLFHSGAMEAPTQWIASIGGSKPKTTLIGTLFFVAAISAFLNNTPVAVMFIPVLVTLAAQMRKQASQVMMLLSFVCILGGMTTLIGSSTNLLTAGITASLGLGQIGFFDFTIPGLVMASVGMVYVLFVAPRILPKREGLTDELGHGSGKQYIAQIHLTYNHPLVGESAVAGMFPSLKGMTVRMVMRGEHPILPPFDEITLHPGDTLILAATRQSLTDALKSSSNIFRGMLEETLHADDGEEAPAGSGKITLVEAVVAPGSRMIGRNIEQIGFRHETGCIVLGIQRRSRMIRARMSDIRLEDGDVLLILGEAGDVQGLRLNRDVIPLEWSATEIPDIRRAWRARIIFGASILAAVTGVVPIEVAALAGAAGMIAFDVLNIRQASRAVDRRIFLLVGAALAMGASLQFTGGAGFLAHAVVTAFQGAGPAVVLSAFFLLIAIMTNMLSNNATAVLFVPIAAGTAQELGIDPMIFIYAVIFAANCSFATPMGYQTNLLVMGPGHYQFRDFLNVGGPLIIILWITFSLFAPWYYGL
- a CDS encoding arginyltransferase (Derived by automated computational analysis using gene prediction method: Protein Homology. GO_function: GO:0004057 - arginyltransferase activity [Evidence IEA]; GO_process: GO:0016598 - protein arginylation [Evidence IEA]), with product MTTQFGSKFPQFYITAPSKCPYLDGFYEKKVFTHLMGENADLLNNALTHGGFRRSQNIAYRPACDDCSACVSVRVLVDQFVETKSFKRIRKINNDLVRTTEAPVASEEQFSLLRAYLDGRHAEGGMSDMTALDYASMVEDTTVNTGIFEYRERQELGSETQGKLTAIALTDRLEDGLSMVYSYFDADQPNRSLGTFMILDHITRARQLGLPYVYLGYWVAGSQKMAYKARFKPLEGLRPEGWEVIPED
- a CDS encoding TRAP transporter substrate-binding protein (Derived by automated computational analysis using gene prediction method: Protein Homology.), coding for MKRRSFLAGAGIAATAATTIAAPAIANSPRTLKMVTTWPKNFPGLGVSAERTAKRINELTNGELDVKVFAAGELVPALEAFDTVSSGAADIYNGAEYYWQGKSVAYNFFTAVPFGMTANEINAWIYWGGGQALWDELAAGFNIKPFMSANTGVQMGGWFRKEINTLEDFKGLKIRMPGLGGEVMRRLGAAAVTLPGNEIYQALQAGTIDATEWVGPWNDVAFGFHQVADYYYWPGFHEPGSALATGFNLEVWNSLTPFQQQAIQTACQAENNYTLAEFNHFNATSLQTLVSDHGVKLRQFTPEIMAGIKEQSDIVLDEAVGTDDITKRVYESFKASLDASREWTRIAEQAFTEARG
- a CDS encoding TRAP transporter small permease subunit (Derived by automated computational analysis using gene prediction method: Protein Homology.); this encodes MATLVKFADWIDAFSNRTGRIIAWAALLMVLIQFTVVMMRYVFGLSSVWMQESIIYLHGILFMLAAGYTLYCDGHVRVDIFYREASPRYKATIDLIGTIVFLWPVALLVIYVSWPYVASSWRVLEGSRETSGIPAVFLLKTIIPVFAVFIILQGISTTIRSILTLTGHAPAKDDDNSASEAI
- a CDS encoding TRAP transporter large permease subunit (Derived by automated computational analysis using gene prediction method: Protein Homology.), translated to MTADLLDILMFAVACIVLLSGFPVAFTLAGVALLFALIGIALGIFDFGFLGALPSRIFGTMTNETLIAVPLFVFMGTMLERSKVAEELLESMGQLFGSIRGGLGYSVSIVGALLAASTGIVGATVVTMGLLSLPTMLRRGYDIPLATGSIAAAGTLGQIIPPSIVLVLLGDVLSNAYQQAQTSQGLFVLETMSVGDLFAGALLPGFMLVGLYIAYQIFRAAVHPASSPAMPAVETLNRSELYKKTIRALVPPVLLILSVLGSILGGIATPTEAAGVGAIGSLLLAGYRQDGAKRAIIIAAASLISILILTSIVDLRVTRTEIGTGELVAIGIAGLLSIGIAWGVVVSCLRLFGSGILADVVQSTTRTSSMVFVILIGAALFSLVFRGLGGDETVQEFLLHDPESWATWAFGPLAPVVIVMAVMFILGFFLDFIEITFVVVPIVAPILLVMGFDPIWLGVMMAINLQTSFLTPPFGFALFYLRGVAPDEVRTAQIYRGVIPFVFIQILALIIIARYPSIATWLPEVIFG
- a CDS encoding hypothetical protein (Derived by automated computational analysis using gene prediction method: GeneMarkS-2+.) — protein: MRIPDFLKPGRGLGSFSPMGLVLVFGILTIGLASEYGLVSFEEDLELKVSGEVGAQSGDIIPLQVQVQLINNTDAEIALTAPTPCKVFKWVLVDSRRDFVQAKLDEVCPQVMMQGSLPANSNTTEAFVLNIDATRLRSDTSYELRVSYWGTMGTLPVDFVFDLPG
- the parC gene encoding DNA topoisomerase IV subunit A (Derived by automated computational analysis using gene prediction method: Protein Homology. GO_component: GO:0009340 - DNA topoisomerase IV complex [Evidence IEA]; GO_function: GO:0003918 - DNA topoisomerase type II (double strand cut, ATP-hydrolyzing) activity [Evidence IEA]; GO_process: GO:0006265 - DNA topological change [Evidence IEA]), whose translation is MTKATPPPDIPDQEVNLREALEERYLAYALSTIMHRALPDVRDGLKPVHRRLLHAMRQLKLDPNSGFKKSARIVGDVMGRYHPHGDQAIYDALVRLSQEFAQRYPLAEGQGNFGNIDGDNAAAMRYTETRLTEVAQRLLDGIDEDTVDFRETYDGEEREPVVLPGNFPNLLANGANGIAVGMATSIPPHNVGELCTAALHLIKHPNTTAAKMVEMVPGPDFPTGGIIVESKEAIQEAYATGRGGFRLRARWEKEEGARGSWQVVVTEIPYQVQKAKLIERIADLLLAKKLPLLDDVRDESAEDIRLVLVPRSKNVDPEHLMESLFKASDLEVRIPLNLNVLSAGQVPGVMNLRDALKAWLDHRKEVLVRRSKFRLEKIERRLEILAGYLIAYLNLDEVIRIIREEDEPKQFMMKAFDLTDNQAEAILNMRLRALRKLEEIEIKKEHKDLNAERKKIKALLKSDPDQWKVISGEISELKKEYGPKTELGRRRSTLGDAPVLEDVPLEAMIEKEPITIVCSDKGWIRSMKGHMEKTGDLKYKEGDRERFVFHAETTDKVLLFATDGRFYTIPADRLPGGRGNGQPVRFFIDLEEGHDIVALFIHKPGRKLIVASRTGHGFIVPEDDVVALRRPGKQTINVSGDNEACACAVVDGDHIATIGENRKLLLFKIDDVPEMGRGKGVRLQKYKDGGLSDVKTFTLKEGLTIFDRSGRARSFTKTELKDWMGTRAQAGRLPPKGFPRTEKFGNKFE